GCCACCGGTCCGAATCCGAGCGACAGCCACAGCTTGTCCTGCAGCCGCTGGAAAAGATAGAGGAACAGCACCGAAACGGCGGAGAAGGCCAGCACACTGCGCAGATAGACCGGCCAGGTCATGTCCGCGTCGGCGTCGATGCCCATCACCCTGTAGAGCACGCGCTCCACACGATTGTGTTTGGCCGCGGTGAAAAGCCACGCCATGTAGTCGCCGAGCGGCTTGTAGAACGCGGCGACCGCCACCACCAGCACGATGACCTGCAGCCAGCCGGCCATCAGAACTTCTCCGGAAACAGCAGCGCCACGATCAGATAACCGGTCAGCACGACGGCGACCGCCAGGCCGACGAGGTTGGCCACGAGTTGTACGGTCACAGCCGCTCGACTCCTCTCGCCACCAGGGCGATCAGGGCGAACACCGCGACGGTGAGCACCACGAAGATCAGGTCGCTCATCAGCGACCGACCCCCTTTCCAGAAGAAATTCCGACAGTGCCGACGTTAGAAAGCACCGGCGGGCGCGTACGGCTCGTTGACGGCTCCCATACGCCGCTCCAGACCGCGTTAACGTGTTCTTGACGGGGGCTGTGACGGGCCTCGCTAGCGGAGCCGGCCGGGCGCGGCACACTGATGGCATGGCGCGCGGTCAGTTGCGGATCTACCTCGGTGCGGCACCCGGGGTCGGCAAGACGTACGCGATGTTGGGGGAGGCCAGGCGGCGTCTGGACCGCGGCACCGACGTCGTGGTCGGCTTCGTGGAGACGCACGGCCGCCAGCTCACCGCCGAGCGGTTGACCGGCCTGGAAACCGTCCGGCGCCGGACAGTCCACTACAAGGGCGCGTCATTCGAGGAGATGGACGTTGACGCGATCTTGACGCGGCGACCGGCGGTCGCGATCGTCGACGAGCTGGCGCATACGAACGTGCCAGGCATGCGCAACGAAAAGCGCTGGCAGGACGTCGAGGAGCTGCTGGACGCCGGAATAGAGGTGCTGACGACCGTCAACGTCCAACATCTGGAAAGCCTGAACGACGTCGTCGAGCAGATAACCGGTGTGCCGCAGCGCGAAACCGTGCCGGACGAGGTCGTACGCAAGGCAGACCAGATCGAGCTGGTCGACATGGCGCCGGAGGCGCTGCGGAAACGAATGGCGCACGGCAACATCTATCCGGCCGAGCGGGTCGACGCGGCGCTGTCCAACTATTTCCGCGTCGGCAACCTGACCGCGTTACGCGAGCTCGCGTTGTTGTGGGTCGCCGACCGCGTCGACGAGGTGCTCAACCGCTACAAGGCCGAGCACGACATCCGGCGTGTGTGGGAAGCGCGTGAGCGAGTCGTGGTGGCGCTGACCGGCGGCCCGGAGGGGGAGACGCTGATACGCCGTGCGGCCCGGATCGCCGCGCGATCGGCCGGTGGCGAGGTGCTGGCCGTACACGTGCTGCGCAGCGACGGCCTGACCGGCGCGTCGCCGGCCAAGCTGCGACGGCAGCGCGAACTCGTCGAAAGTGTCGGTGGCAGCTTCCACACTGTGGTGGGGGATGACGTTCCAGCGGCCCTGCTGGACTTCGCGAGGGGGGTGAACGCGACGCAGCTGGTCCTGGGTACGAGCCGGCGCTCGCGGCTCGCGCGTGCCTTCGCCGAAGGCATCGGCGCGACCGTCACCGCCGCCTCCGGCGACATCGACGTACACATGGTGACGCACGCCGAGTCCGGCGGCTGGCGGCGCCGGCTGCCCCGGCTGACCGGTGGCCTCAACTGGCGTCGCCGGGTCGCCGCGCTGGTGGTGGCCGCCGTCGGCCTGCCGTTGCTCACCGAGCTGTTGCTGGCCTTCGGCGACGAGGTGACCAGCGCCAGCGTGCTGCTGTTGTTCCTGATCCTGGTCGTCGGTGTGGCGCTGATCGGTGGCCTCTATCCGGCGCTGATCGCCGCGGTCGCCGGTGGCCTGATCGTCAACTGGTTCTTCGTACCGCCGGTCGGCACGTTCACCATCGCCGAGCGCAACAACGTGGTCGCACTGTTGGTGTACGTGCTGGTGGCGGTCGCGGTGGCGACCGTCGTGGACCGGTCGGCGCGGCGAGCGACCCAGGCCGCTCGCGGCCGCGCCGAGACCGCGATGCTCGCCTCGCTGTCGCGCAGCGTGCTGGCCGGCAACCGTGGCGTACCAAGCCTGCTGGAGCAGATCAGGGAAGCGTTCGCGCTGACCTCGGTGACGATGCTGGAGCGCGACGGCGAGCGGTGGGCGGTCGCCGGGTTCGCCGGGCCCAACCCGTGCGAGAAAGGTGGTCAGGCCGACGAGGACATCCCGGTCACCGACGACCTGCGGCTGCTGCTGTGCGGCCGGGCACTGGCCGCCGCCGACCGGCGCGTACTCGTCTCCTTCGCCGAGCAGGCGGCGGTGGCGCTGCAGCGCGCGAGGCTGCTCCGGCAGGCGGCCGAGGCGGAGAAACTGGCCGAGGCCAACAGGATGCGCACGGCGCTGCTGGCGGCGGTCAGCCATGACCTGCGTACGCCGCTGGCCTCCATCAAGGCGGCCATCGCCGGCCTGCGCGCCGAGGACATCGAGCTGGACGAGACCGACCGCAAGGAGCTGCTGGCCGCCGTCGACGAGTCGGCCGACCAGCTGACCTCGCTGGTGGCCAACCTGCTCGACATGAGCCGGCTGCACACCGGCACGGTGGCGCCGACCAGCCAGCCGGTCGGCTACGACGAGGTGGTCGCGCGAGCGCTTCGCGGTCTGGAGAAGGCCGAGCTGGCGCGGATCGAGGTGGACGTGCCGGACACCCTGCCGTCCGTACGAGCCGACCCCGGTTTGCTCGAGCGCGTGGTGGCCAACGTGGTGTCCAACGCCGTACGACATGCGCCGACCGGTCCGGTGAAGGTGTCGGCCAGCGTCCACCTCGACCAGATCGAGCTGCGCGTCATCGACCGCGGTCCCGGCATCCGGCCGGACGACCGGGAGAAGGTTTTCGCGCCGTTCCAGCGGCTCGGCGACCGCGACACCGGCACCGGTGTGGGGCTCGGTCTCGCGGTGGCGCGCGGTTTCACCGAGGCGATGGGTGGCACGCTCACTCCGGAGGACACTCCCGGTGGCGGCGTGACGATGGTCATCGCTCTTCCGGCGGATTCGACAACCGCACCGGCCGTCGTACCCTGATGGCATCAGCCGGTGTGCGTGGCACTGGCGTCAGCAGGGGACGGGATTCGCTATGGGCGGTCAGGGTTTGAAAGGCCTGCTCAGGAGGTTGACGGCGCCGGAGGAGGAGCTGGAGGCCGAGGATCTGCAGCGGGCCTGCGAGCAGACTGGCGCCACCCCGGTCGGCAACTGTTCGCGCGGCAGGCCGGTGACCGTTTCCGGCCGGCTGCGTTCCGTGCAGTACTGTCCGCGTAGCAACCTTCCGACGCTGGAGGCGGAGCTGTTCGACGGCACCGGCACGGTGTTGTTGGTGTGGCTCGGCCGGCGCAGCATCGTCGGCATCGAGCCGGGCCGGCCGATCCGGGCCAGCGGACGCCTGTCGGTGCGGGACGAGCGCAAGGTGATCTACAACCCCGAATACGAGCTGGAGCCGGCGATCAAGTGACATCAGGCGAGTCCAGGCTGGAGAAGCCGACCACGACCTCCGAGCCGGGCTCGGATCCGAATCCGGACGACATCTCGATCAGGGAGTACTTCGCCTCCGGCGAGTTCCGCCGCGAGGTGGCCCGCCAGCTCGGCGGCTGGACCGGCATCGCCGAGAGCGCGATCCCGGTCGTCGTGTTCGTCATCGCCAACACGTTCCTGTCGCTCTATCCGGCGCTGATCGCCGCGGTCGCGGCGGCGCTGCTCATCGCCGGTTTCCGGCTGCTGCGCAAGCAGTCACCGCGGCAGGCGCTCAACGGCCTGGTCGGCATCGCGATCGCGGCGATCTGGGCCGCGCGGACCGGGCGCGCGCAGGACTTCTATCTGCCTGGCATCCTGATCAGCTACGCGTACACGCTGGTCATCGCCGGCTCGGTGCTGTTCCGGCGTCCGCTGGTCGGCGTGGTGTGGGCCTTCTTCGGCAACATCGGCTCGGAGTGGCGGCGCGACCGCGGCCACTACCGGATGTTCTTCTGGCTCACCCTGCTGTGGGCCGTGGTGTGGTTCGCCAAGGTCAGTGTGCAGGCCTGGCTGTACGTCGCCAACGCGTCGGCGGCCGAGCTCGGCGTCGCGCGGATCATCTTCGGCAACCCGCCGATCGTGCTGCTGATCGTCGTCACCGCCTGGGTCGTACGCCGCCACAACAAGCGCCACGGCATCCCCGAGCCGACACCCGAAACCCCCGCCGCCGAAGCCTGACCCGCCAGGTCAGGCGGTGCGGCCGGAGACGGCGTTCTCGATGGCGTCCTCGTGTTCGCTGGTGGCCAGGAACATCAGCTCGTCGCCGGCCTCCAGCGGCTCGTCGCCGGACGGCACGATCACCCGGCCACCGCGCAGGATCGCCACCATCGCGGTGTCCGGCGGCAGCGGTACGTCGCGCACCGGCCGGCCAGCCAGCGGCGAGTCGGCGGCCAGCGTGATCTCCACCAGGTTGGCCTGGCCGCGCCGGAAGGTCATCAGCCGGACCAGCTCGCCGACCGTCACCGCCTCCTCGACGAAGGCGGCCATCAGCCGGGGCTTGCTCACCGGCACGTCCACGCCCCACTGCTCGGTGAACAGCCACTCGTTCTCGGCGCGGTTGACGCGCGCGACCGTGCGGCTGACCGCGAACTCGGTCTTGGCCAGCAGCGACACGACCAGGTTGACCTTGTCGTCGCCGGTCGCCGCGACCATCACGTCGCAACCGGCGATGCCGGCCTCCTCCAGGCTGGACAGCTCGCAGGCGTCGGCGAGCAGCCAGTCGGCCTTGGGCACCAGCTTGGACTTCAGCGCCTCCGAGGAGCGCTCGATGAGCATCACGCTGTGGCCGTGCTCGATCAGCTCCGCGGCGATCGAGCGGCCGACGTTGCCGGCGCCAGCTATCGCGACTCGCATTTACTCTCGCTCCTCCGGCGGTGCCGCCGCGATCGCGGTGACGCGGTCGACGATGTCGTCGGTGACCATCATGAAGACCTGGTCACCGTCCTGGAAGACCGCCTTCAGCGTCGGCAGGATCCCCAGGCCGAAGCGCCAGACGTACGCGACGCGCGCGCCGGTCTCCAGCTCCAGCTGCTTGACCTTGTGCGCGACCCAGTCCTTGTGCAGCTCGATCTCCACGATCGCCACCACACCGGTCGGCTCGCGCCACACCTCGGCCGTGCCGTCCGGGTCGAGCGCGCGCAGCATCCGGTCGGAGGTCCACCGTACGGTCGCCACCGTCGGGATGCCGAGCCGCTCGTAGACGGCTGCGCGCTTCTGGTCGTAGATGCGCGCCACGACCTTCTCCACGCCGAACGTCTCGCGTGCCACGCGCGCGGAGATGATGTTGGAGTTGTCGCCACTGGACACCGCCGCGAACGCGTCGGTGTGCTCGATGCCGGCCTCCAGCAGGACCTCGCGGTCATAGCCGATGCCGGCCACCGTCTGGCCCTTGAACTCCGGCTTGAGCCGGCGGAAGGCGTCCGGGTTCTGGTCGATCACCGAGACCGAGTGACCGCGGGCCTCCAGCAGGTGCGCGAGGGTGGAGCCGACCCGGCCGCACCCCATGATCACTACGTGCAACGCGCCTCTCCCGCTCGGATGACAACCTCGGAGGACGCACTTGGCCAGCCTCGTCCCCCCACGGTGGAAACGGTACACGGCACCGCGTGACGTGGGGGTGTGGTGCCGGGAAACGGTGTGGCGCTGCCGTACGCTCCCCGTGTGACCGCTCCGACCTCGCTGGTCAAACGACTGTTGCTGGGCCGGCCGTTCCGCAGCGACCGGCTGTCCGAGACCTTGCTGCCCAAGCGCATCGCGCTGCCGGTGTTCGCGTCCGACGCGATGTCGTCGGTGGCGTACGCGCCGGGCGAGATCCTGGCGACGCTGTCCGCGGCCGGCCTGTCCGCCTACCTGCTGTCCCCGTGGATCGGCATCGCGGTCGTCGTGGTGCTACTCACCGTGGTCGCGTCGTACCGGCAGAACGTGCACGCCTATCCGAGCGGCGGCGGCGACTACGAGGTGGTCACCACCAACCTCGGCGGAAAGTACGGCCTGGTGGTCGCGAGCGCGCTGCTGGTCGACTACGTGTTGACCGTGGCGGTGTCGGTGGCCTCCGGCATCCAGAACCTGGCGGCGGCGATTCCTTTCCTGCAGGGCAGGGAAATGATCGCGACGGTGACCGTGGTGGTCATCCTGACCGCGATGAACCTGCGCGGCCTGCGCGAGTCCGGGATCGCCTTCGCCATCCCGACGTACGCCTTCATGGTCGCCATCCTGGGCATGGTGGTCGTCGGTCTGTTCCGGATTTTCGCGCTGGGACAACATGTTCAGACAGCCAGCGCGCACTTCACCATGAAGCCGGAGGCCTCGTTCATCGGCCTGGCCTTCGTTTTCCTCCTGCTGCAGAGCTTTTCCTCCGGCTGCGCCGCGCTCACCGGTGTCGAGGCGATCAGCAACGGCGTGCCGGCGTTTCGTAAGCCGAAGAGCAAAAACGCGGCGACGACGCTGCTGATGCTGGGGCTGCTCGCGGTCGCGATGATGATGGGGACGCTCGCGCTCGCGCAGCTGACCGGTCTCAAATACGCCGACAACCCGCACGACCTGGTCGGCGCGCCGACCGGCTATGTCCAGAAGACGGTCATGGCGCAGCTGGGCGAGGCGGTGTTTTCCTGGTTCCCGCCGGGTTTCTACGTGGTCACCGCGGTCACCGCGCTGATCCTGGTGCTCGCCGCCAACACCGCCTTCAACGGTTTTCCGGTGCTCGGCTCGATCCTGGCGCAGGACCGCTATCTGCCGCGGCAGCTGCACACCCGCGGCGACCGGCTGGCGTTCAGCAACGGCATCCTGTTTCTGGCGATCTTCGCGATCGTGCTGCTGGTCTCGTTCAACGCCGACCCCAGCTCGCTGATCCACCTCTACATCGTCGGCGTCTTCGTTTCCTTTACGCTGAGCCAAATCGGCATGGTGTTGCACTGGACCCGGCACCTGAAGACCGAGACCGACCGGGCCGTACGCCGGCGGATGATCCGCTCGCGGGTCATCAACGCGTTCGGCTTCCTGATGACCGGCACGGTGTTGGTCATCGTGCTGATCACCAAGTTCCTCGAAGGCGCGTGGATCGCGATCGCCGCCATGGCGGTGATCTACGTGCTGATGGTCGGCATCCGGCGGCATTACGACGCGGTGGCGCGTGAGCTGGCGACCGACGAGGAACGGCCGGTGCTGCCGTCCCGTAACCACGCGATCGTCCTGCTGTCCAAGCTGCACCAGCCGGCCGTACGCGCGTTGGCATATGCGCGCGCCACTCGTCCCGACACGCTCAACGCGGTCACGGTGAACGTCGACGACGCCGACACGCGCGCTTTGCAGGCGGAGTGGGAACAACGTGACATCCCGATCCCGCTTGTCGTGGTTGACTCGCCTTATCGTGAGATCACCGGCCCGATTGTCCAGTATGTCAAGGGAATCCGCCGCGAGTCGCCGCGTGACGTGGTCACCGTGTTCATTCCCGAATACGTCGTCGGTCACTGGTGGGAGCACCTGCTGCACAACCAGAGCGCGTTGCGGCTGAAAGGTCGGCTGCTGTTCGAGCCGGGCGTGATGGTCACCAGCGTGCCGTGGCAGCTCAGCTCGTCCGAGCGGCTCAACCTCAACCGCCGCGACCGGATCGTCGGCGGCATCCGGCGCGGCATCGTGACCGCTCCGCTCGGTGGTCCGGTCGAGCGCCCGCGTAAAATCGAAGAAAGCAAGAAATGACGGCAACCAAGGCACTTCCGGTCGGCTTCGAGGTGGAGGTCGAGGTCGGTCCGGTGGCGCACGGCGGCCACTGCGTGGCGCGCCACGACGGCCGGGTGATCTTCGTGCGGCATTCGTTGCCAGGTGAGCGCGTACGCGCGCGGATCACTTCTGACCGTGGAAAGGCGTACGCGCTGGCCGAGGCCGTCGAGGTGTTGCGGCCGTCGCCGGACCGAGTCACCCCGCCGTGCCCGTACTCGGGAGCCGGTGGCTGCGGCGGCTGCGACTGGCAGCACGCCGATCCGGCCGCCGTGCGACGCGGCAAGGCGACCGTTGTTCGCGAACAGCTGTTGCGTCTCGGCGGTCTGTCGACGGATCAGCTGGATGTGTTGGGACTGACCGAAAACACCGAGGCTGAGGCGTTGCCTGGCGGTCCGCTGGGTTGGCGCACGCGCGTACGCTATGCCGTCGGCGACGATGGCCGCGCCGGTTTCCATCCACATCGTTCGAGCACTGTCCTGCCGATCGACGACTGTCTTTTGGCAACTGACGACATCCGGCAGCTCGGCGTACTCGGCCGTCGTTATCCGGACCTGGCCGGCATCGACGTCGTATCGTCGTCGGCCGGCGACCACGCCGTGGTGCTGCGGCCGCAGGGTCAGGCGCACGTCGACGTCAGTGACTGGCCGGAAAACCTGGCGGTGCTCGACGGTGGCGCACATCCGGCCGTCGCCCGCCGAGGCCACAACCGCGTACGCGAAAACGCCGCCGGCCGCCGCTGGCTCGTCCACGCCGACGGCTTCTGGCAGGTCCACCCGGCCGCCGCGACCATCCTGTCCGACGCCGTGATCGCCGAAATCGACCCGCGCCCCGGCCAGACCGCACTCGACTTATACTGCGGCGTCGGTCTTTTCGCCGGCGCGCTCGGCATCCAGGTCGGCCGCCACGGCAAGGTCTACGCCGTAGAATCCGATCGGGCCGCCGCCGACAACGCCCGCCGCAACCTCCGCGACGTACCCGCCGTCGTGGTCTCCTCAGGCGGAGTCGGTGGCTGGCTGCGAAAAACCCAAATCGACAAACTCGACGCCGTCGTGCTCGACCCTCCCCGTACCGGCGCCGGCGCAGCGGTGTGCAAACAGCTCGCCGCGCTGGAGCCGCCAGTTATTTGTTACGTGGCTTGCGATCCGGCAGCATTGGCGCGCGATGTGAAAGTGTTGGCCGGGCAGGGCTATCGGCTCACCGCGCTTCGGGTTTTTGATGCGTTTCCTATGACTCATCATATCGAATGCGTGGCGACATTACGGGTTTGAGCGGGTCGGGATTTCTGGTTGTTGCGTTGGGAGGGGCCGGGCTCTTCATTTTTGTTGCGTTTGGGGGGTTCGCCTTCGCGGCGGGCGCTCCTGCGCGGCAGGCCCGGCCAGAATGTGCTCAAGCAGAGCTCGCCGACGGGGGAGAACGGACAAACCGGACCGGGAGTGTGGCTGGGGCGCCGGAGCTGCGGTGGCGTCTCGGTGGGGGGCGTGAGGGTCCAGTATGTGGGATGCGAAGACGTGTGGAGCGCTAAATGTCCGGCTTGCGAGGGTCGCTGATGGCATGAATGTCGAGTTTCTTGCGTTGGACGCGAGAAACAAGGCTTTCACGCCGCAGCGATCATTGGAGGCTGTGACGGGTGTGACTACTGAGGCTGACAATGCTGGTGTGGCTGCTGGGCTGCGCCAAATGTCCATTTTGATGTCTTGTTAAACAAGTATTACGCAGCCGATCCGCCTCGCCTGCATTATCAGCCACAGCAGTCACACCATCACCCCCCGGCCGCTGTGATGGCGTGCATGCCGACGGGTTGCTTCCCATAGGTGACCGAGCAAGCCCGGAAGACCCGACCCCGCACGCAACCGCCGCCCGCACCCCTATGCACACCGATTGGCGTTCCCGCGCCCCCTCCCTTGAGGTCGCCCTCCGCGCAGGAGCGCCCGCCGCGCAGGCGACAAACCCACCACCTACCCAACGCAACAGTCAGAAAACGCAACCGCCTCTCCACCGCAACAATCAGAAAACCCACGACCTCACCCACCGCAGCAATCAGAAAACCGACCACCCCGCCCAACGCACCAACCAAATCCCACCACTCGCCCAACGCAGCGAAGAAAACCGCAACCACCGCAGACGTACAAATGGCAGAATCCGCCAACCTCACCCGACCGCCTTGATCTCCGGCGCGTCCGGCGGTACGAGCCGCTCCGGCTCACGCAACACCAGGGCCACCGCCCCAAGCACCTCCGCGCGTTCACCCAAAATCCCGGGCCCGACCGACATCGCCGCGACAGCCGCCGGCACTGCGGACCGCTGCAGGGAGGCGCTCAACGGATCCAGCAAGAGCGACCCCGCGCGGCCGAGTTCTCCGCCGATCAACACACGATCGGGGTTGATGAGGTTGACGATTCCGCCGAGTGCGACGCCGACGTGTCCGCCGGCGTCGGCGAGGAGGCGGCGGCAGGCGGCGTCCTCGTCCTCGGCGAGGCGTACGAGGTCGGTGAGGTCGGTGATTTCCGGTCGTGTCGGCTGTAAAGCGGTCACCAGTGCGGCGCCACTGGCGACCAGTTCAAGGCAGCCACGGTTGCCGCAGCGACAAATGTCGCCGTTGGTGTCGAGGCTGAGATGGCCGATCTCGCCGGCCGTGCCGCTCACGCCGCGGAAAAGTGCGCCGTCCAACACGATCCCGGCGCCGATTCCGGTGCCGAGCTTGACATAGACGACCGCCTCATGACCTCGGCCGGCACCCCACAACGACTCGGAAAGCGCGCCGAGGTTCGCGTCGTTTTCCACGCACACCGGTACGCCGAGCCGCGCACCGAGTTCGTGTGTCGGTGTCAGTCCGGCCCAGCCGGGGAAAATGTTCGGCGAGCCGATCTGGCCGGCTGGATTCACGACCGGCGCAGGCAGGCCAAAACCGATGCCGATGACGTCGGCAAGGCTGTGGCCGCAGCTGTCCAGCAACCGCTCGATGGCTCCGGCGGCGCGCTCCAACACGGCGGCGGCGTGCGTTTCTTCGCCTGGGACCGTACGTTCGGCCGCCTCAGCGACGATCGTGTGCGCCAGATCCGCGACGGCGACCCGCAAATGGCTGCGGCCGACGTCGACGCCGACGACGATGCCGGCCGACCGGTCGAGCTGTACGACCGCGGCGGGCCGGCCGCCGGACGGACCGGCCGGCGCCGTACCGCCGGGTTCGATCACCAGCCCGGAGCCGGTCAGCTCGCCGACGACCGCTGACACGGTCGCGCGCGACAGGCCGGTGGCCGAGATCAGCTCGGCACGCGTGGACGGACCGAGCACCCGCAACGTCTGGGCGATGCGGGCTTGGTTGCCGGACAGCCGGCTCAGGGGATGGTCCGCCGAAGGCATGCGGCGATACTCGGCGACTCGCGCGGTTATGTCAATAGTTTGACTAACGGCGGCGTTGGCGGCCGGAAAACGATGTCGTTCGTATTGCAACCGCGTTTCTGATTCGATCCAGTCAACATAATTCGGACGACACGAAAAAGCACTTACGTCGACCGGTTGACACAACCGGCCGGCAGGGCCAAGGTCGAGCCGATCGGGGTCGTGCGACATGGCGCACATGACAGTGGCCCGCTGGATGGAGGGGTACAAACGTGAGGATCACTAGGCGTACCGGGATGCGGTCGGCGCTGACCGCCGTCGCGGTGGCGGCGCTCGCGCTCGCCTCCGGCTGTGGCCAGGCGCCGCAGTCCGGCGGCAACGCGAGCGGCTCCGCGGGTGCCGCGAGCATCGACCAGGGCTTCAAGATCGGCCTGCTGCTGCCCGAGTCGAAGACGGCACGGTACGAGAAGTT
The nucleotide sequence above comes from Fodinicola acaciae. Encoded proteins:
- the kdpF gene encoding K(+)-transporting ATPase subunit F, which codes for MTVQLVANLVGLAVAVVLTGYLIVALLFPEKF
- a CDS encoding sensor histidine kinase translates to MARGQLRIYLGAAPGVGKTYAMLGEARRRLDRGTDVVVGFVETHGRQLTAERLTGLETVRRRTVHYKGASFEEMDVDAILTRRPAVAIVDELAHTNVPGMRNEKRWQDVEELLDAGIEVLTTVNVQHLESLNDVVEQITGVPQRETVPDEVVRKADQIELVDMAPEALRKRMAHGNIYPAERVDAALSNYFRVGNLTALRELALLWVADRVDEVLNRYKAEHDIRRVWEARERVVVALTGGPEGETLIRRAARIAARSAGGEVLAVHVLRSDGLTGASPAKLRRQRELVESVGGSFHTVVGDDVPAALLDFARGVNATQLVLGTSRRSRLARAFAEGIGATVTAASGDIDVHMVTHAESGGWRRRLPRLTGGLNWRRRVAALVVAAVGLPLLTELLLAFGDEVTSASVLLLFLILVVGVALIGGLYPALIAAVAGGLIVNWFFVPPVGTFTIAERNNVVALLVYVLVAVAVATVVDRSARRATQAARGRAETAMLASLSRSVLAGNRGVPSLLEQIREAFALTSVTMLERDGERWAVAGFAGPNPCEKGGQADEDIPVTDDLRLLLCGRALAAADRRVLVSFAEQAAVALQRARLLRQAAEAEKLAEANRMRTALLAAVSHDLRTPLASIKAAIAGLRAEDIELDETDRKELLAAVDESADQLTSLVANLLDMSRLHTGTVAPTSQPVGYDEVVARALRGLEKAELARIEVDVPDTLPSVRADPGLLERVVANVVSNAVRHAPTGPVKVSASVHLDQIELRVIDRGPGIRPDDREKVFAPFQRLGDRDTGTGVGLGLAVARGFTEAMGGTLTPEDTPGGGVTMVIALPADSTTAPAVVP
- a CDS encoding OB-fold nucleic acid binding domain-containing protein, with product MGGQGLKGLLRRLTAPEEELEAEDLQRACEQTGATPVGNCSRGRPVTVSGRLRSVQYCPRSNLPTLEAELFDGTGTVLLVWLGRRSIVGIEPGRPIRASGRLSVRDERKVIYNPEYELEPAIK
- a CDS encoding DUF3159 domain-containing protein; the encoded protein is MTSGESRLEKPTTTSEPGSDPNPDDISIREYFASGEFRREVARQLGGWTGIAESAIPVVVFVIANTFLSLYPALIAAVAAALLIAGFRLLRKQSPRQALNGLVGIAIAAIWAARTGRAQDFYLPGILISYAYTLVIAGSVLFRRPLVGVVWAFFGNIGSEWRRDRGHYRMFFWLTLLWAVVWFAKVSVQAWLYVANASAAELGVARIIFGNPPIVLLIVVTAWVVRRHNKRHGIPEPTPETPAAEA
- a CDS encoding potassium channel family protein, with protein sequence MRVAIAGAGNVGRSIAAELIEHGHSVMLIERSSEALKSKLVPKADWLLADACELSSLEEAGIAGCDVMVAATGDDKVNLVVSLLAKTEFAVSRTVARVNRAENEWLFTEQWGVDVPVSKPRLMAAFVEEAVTVGELVRLMTFRRGQANLVEITLAADSPLAGRPVRDVPLPPDTAMVAILRGGRVIVPSGDEPLEAGDELMFLATSEHEDAIENAVSGRTA
- a CDS encoding potassium channel family protein — encoded protein: MHVVIMGCGRVGSTLAHLLEARGHSVSVIDQNPDAFRRLKPEFKGQTVAGIGYDREVLLEAGIEHTDAFAAVSSGDNSNIISARVARETFGVEKVVARIYDQKRAAVYERLGIPTVATVRWTSDRMLRALDPDGTAEVWREPTGVVAIVEIELHKDWVAHKVKQLELETGARVAYVWRFGLGILPTLKAVFQDGDQVFMMVTDDIVDRVTAIAAAPPEERE
- a CDS encoding APC family permease, coding for MTAPTSLVKRLLLGRPFRSDRLSETLLPKRIALPVFASDAMSSVAYAPGEILATLSAAGLSAYLLSPWIGIAVVVVLLTVVASYRQNVHAYPSGGGDYEVVTTNLGGKYGLVVASALLVDYVLTVAVSVASGIQNLAAAIPFLQGREMIATVTVVVILTAMNLRGLRESGIAFAIPTYAFMVAILGMVVVGLFRIFALGQHVQTASAHFTMKPEASFIGLAFVFLLLQSFSSGCAALTGVEAISNGVPAFRKPKSKNAATTLLMLGLLAVAMMMGTLALAQLTGLKYADNPHDLVGAPTGYVQKTVMAQLGEAVFSWFPPGFYVVTAVTALILVLAANTAFNGFPVLGSILAQDRYLPRQLHTRGDRLAFSNGILFLAIFAIVLLVSFNADPSSLIHLYIVGVFVSFTLSQIGMVLHWTRHLKTETDRAVRRRMIRSRVINAFGFLMTGTVLVIVLITKFLEGAWIAIAAMAVIYVLMVGIRRHYDAVARELATDEERPVLPSRNHAIVLLSKLHQPAVRALAYARATRPDTLNAVTVNVDDADTRALQAEWEQRDIPIPLVVVDSPYREITGPIVQYVKGIRRESPRDVVTVFIPEYVVGHWWEHLLHNQSALRLKGRLLFEPGVMVTSVPWQLSSSERLNLNRRDRIVGGIRRGIVTAPLGGPVERPRKIEESKK
- a CDS encoding class I SAM-dependent RNA methyltransferase; the encoded protein is MTATKALPVGFEVEVEVGPVAHGGHCVARHDGRVIFVRHSLPGERVRARITSDRGKAYALAEAVEVLRPSPDRVTPPCPYSGAGGCGGCDWQHADPAAVRRGKATVVREQLLRLGGLSTDQLDVLGLTENTEAEALPGGPLGWRTRVRYAVGDDGRAGFHPHRSSTVLPIDDCLLATDDIRQLGVLGRRYPDLAGIDVVSSSAGDHAVVLRPQGQAHVDVSDWPENLAVLDGGAHPAVARRGHNRVRENAAGRRWLVHADGFWQVHPAAATILSDAVIAEIDPRPGQTALDLYCGVGLFAGALGIQVGRHGKVYAVESDRAAADNARRNLRDVPAVVVSSGGVGGWLRKTQIDKLDAVVLDPPRTGAGAAVCKQLAALEPPVICYVACDPAALARDVKVLAGQGYRLTALRVFDAFPMTHHIECVATLRV
- a CDS encoding ROK family transcriptional regulator is translated as MPSADHPLSRLSGNQARIAQTLRVLGPSTRAELISATGLSRATVSAVVGELTGSGLVIEPGGTAPAGPSGGRPAAVVQLDRSAGIVVGVDVGRSHLRVAVADLAHTIVAEAAERTVPGEETHAAAVLERAAGAIERLLDSCGHSLADVIGIGFGLPAPVVNPAGQIGSPNIFPGWAGLTPTHELGARLGVPVCVENDANLGALSESLWGAGRGHEAVVYVKLGTGIGAGIVLDGALFRGVSGTAGEIGHLSLDTNGDICRCGNRGCLELVASGAALVTALQPTRPEITDLTDLVRLAEDEDAACRRLLADAGGHVGVALGGIVNLINPDRVLIGGELGRAGSLLLDPLSASLQRSAVPAAVAAMSVGPGILGERAEVLGAVALVLREPERLVPPDAPEIKAVG